A stretch of the Bdellovibrio sp. 22V genome encodes the following:
- a CDS encoding porin family protein, translating into MKKFSAFIVLALLVTSASPAHALYTELGLSYGRKTTTFDENNSFDSESVTGSLSFYFLERLALELSYTDAKGLRKEKASPADAQRTTKQKSQIIGADLILTFADRKSLFQPYIKAGGAQIARFQEVKIEGQDTYTLEPENATVPSYGAGLKIQMTETLGIKLSYDVWKTPIGDGMQTDDSSIRAGITWVL; encoded by the coding sequence ATGAAGAAATTCTCCGCATTTATCGTTTTGGCTCTTTTGGTGACTTCCGCTTCTCCTGCTCATGCGCTTTATACCGAATTAGGTCTATCTTACGGAAGAAAAACAACAACTTTCGACGAGAACAACTCCTTTGATTCTGAATCTGTTACGGGCTCTCTGTCTTTTTATTTCCTTGAGCGTTTGGCTTTAGAGCTGAGCTACACGGACGCAAAAGGTTTGCGCAAAGAAAAAGCCAGTCCCGCTGATGCCCAACGTACGACAAAACAGAAATCGCAAATTATCGGCGCCGACCTCATTCTGACTTTTGCCGATAGAAAGTCCTTGTTTCAACCTTACATCAAAGCCGGCGGAGCTCAAATCGCGCGCTTTCAAGAAGTAAAGATCGAAGGTCAGGACACGTACACCTTAGAACCGGAAAACGCGACCGTCCCAAGTTATGGTGCCGGTTTAAAAATTCAAATGACAGAGACTCTGGGAATTAAACTGAGTTATGACGTTTGGAAAACACCAATCGGTGACGGCATGCAAACGGATGACTCTTCGATTCGCGCCGGCATCACTTGGGTATTATAA
- a CDS encoding alpha/beta fold hydrolase: protein MNESTLKLEFTERMAGHFVAKKFTLNPSRPLSHDVFKSEAERADLQPFEFTLTISISDLERFVEDPQLLAQAEGHITDFRFRQNMTVEKGCFQLFTRPAASPHYDTAKEMHYTLYLTDREGKKWTFFGFKELMKEETLKIWEQTTTLYYYIWEGHSNFENFGEKAVHGVGTLRISLADFIKQLRSFKTNAVSLKGEQEALGKFLKTFAGNLWEAYAPYVFTTTSARWNEHVIPLHTTEGVALGEKTLHPLNTRDGINITVQRFKYQECKDVVLLVHGLTTSTDMFIMPEHENLVNHLHSQGFTDVFSLDWRGSSRFTYNLSPHLYSIDDVAKYDIPRAVEFIREQYSPQVRIHVVAHCVGSIAFMASYAAGYISNIASLVSNSVSLTPKVKWQALMKMMVGPEILESGFGYTYISPKTGYMPGKGFGKWLYWMERTLRNECTEPACHLVSFMWGWGFPAVYNHRNIHPVTHRRLVDLFGGTSFNYYKHIRKMLLAKASVSWNGKVNYLEEMMKRDMPPTLFISGADNNIFPGSNKMTYEILRQGKNAHKIQYQEFAQYGHQDVFMGQFSHSEVFPKLMEFLKQNASVATTRKLRVA from the coding sequence ATGAACGAAAGTACTTTGAAGCTTGAGTTTACTGAAAGAATGGCGGGCCACTTCGTTGCCAAGAAATTCACTCTGAATCCATCTCGCCCTCTTTCTCATGATGTGTTTAAATCCGAAGCTGAACGCGCGGATCTTCAGCCGTTTGAATTCACTTTGACTATTTCCATTTCGGACCTTGAGCGTTTCGTTGAAGATCCGCAACTGCTGGCGCAGGCGGAAGGCCATATCACAGACTTCCGCTTTCGCCAGAATATGACAGTGGAGAAAGGCTGTTTCCAGCTCTTCACCCGCCCCGCGGCGAGTCCGCACTATGATACCGCCAAAGAAATGCACTACACGCTTTATCTGACCGACCGCGAAGGTAAAAAGTGGACGTTCTTTGGCTTCAAAGAATTGATGAAAGAAGAAACTTTGAAAATCTGGGAGCAGACGACCACCCTTTATTATTATATCTGGGAGGGGCACTCCAATTTTGAAAATTTCGGCGAGAAAGCCGTGCACGGCGTGGGCACTTTGCGCATTTCCCTTGCTGATTTTATAAAACAACTGCGCAGTTTCAAAACAAACGCGGTTTCTTTAAAAGGCGAGCAAGAAGCCCTGGGAAAATTTCTGAAAACTTTCGCCGGAAATCTTTGGGAGGCCTATGCTCCTTATGTTTTCACCACGACATCCGCGCGCTGGAATGAACATGTTATCCCGCTGCACACAACCGAAGGTGTCGCATTGGGAGAAAAAACTCTGCATCCGCTGAACACTCGCGACGGGATTAATATCACGGTGCAAAGATTTAAGTACCAAGAATGTAAAGACGTCGTACTGCTCGTTCACGGACTGACGACATCGACCGACATGTTCATCATGCCCGAGCATGAAAATCTTGTAAATCATTTGCATTCACAGGGATTCACCGACGTTTTTTCTTTGGATTGGCGAGGCAGCTCCCGTTTTACCTACAATCTTTCGCCGCATCTTTATTCCATCGACGATGTCGCGAAATACGATATTCCCCGCGCAGTGGAATTCATTCGTGAACAGTATTCTCCGCAGGTGCGGATTCACGTTGTCGCGCATTGTGTAGGTTCGATCGCTTTCATGGCCTCTTATGCCGCCGGTTACATTTCTAATATCGCGAGCCTTGTTTCCAACAGCGTTTCTTTAACTCCGAAAGTAAAATGGCAAGCTCTTATGAAAATGATGGTGGGTCCCGAAATTTTAGAGAGCGGTTTTGGCTACACCTACATCAGCCCGAAGACGGGCTACATGCCGGGAAAAGGTTTTGGCAAATGGCTTTATTGGATGGAGCGAACTTTGCGCAACGAGTGCACCGAACCCGCATGTCACCTTGTCAGCTTTATGTGGGGCTGGGGTTTTCCGGCAGTTTATAATCATCGCAATATTCATCCCGTCACTCACCGCCGTTTGGTCGATCTTTTTGGCGGCACCAGTTTTAATTACTACAAGCACATTCGCAAAATGCTGCTTGCGAAAGCTTCAGTCTCTTGGAATGGAAAGGTGAACTACCTTGAAGAGATGATGAAAAGAGACATGCCGCCGACCCTTTTTATTTCCGGCGCGGATAACAATATTTTTCCGGGCTCTAACAAAATGACTTACGAGATTTTACGCCAAGGAAAAAACGCACATAAGATTCAATATCAAGAATTTGCCCAGTATGGACACCAAGACGTTTTCATGGGGCAGTTTTCCCACTCCGAAGTTTTTCCAAAGCTGATGGAGTTTTTGAAACAAAATGCATCTGTCGCGACGACCCGAAAGTTGCGGGTCGCTTAA
- a CDS encoding DUF1343 domain-containing protein, whose amino-acid sequence MKLGIEVFLENSKLLKSLKNKRVGIVCHPASVDENLQHSLDLLSKKIKLSCAFGPQHGVRGDKQDNMIESPDFVDPVLKIPIFSLYGEVRRPTKEMMEHFDVLLFDLQDLGCRIYTFITTLLYVMEECAKLGKTVIVLDRPNPAGRPIEGFKMLPGWESFVGAAPIPMRHGLTVGELALYFKDYYKMDLDLQVVKMKGYSPDKAPGYGWDTKRAWVNPSPNAASLNMARAYSGTVLIEGTTLSEARGTTRALEIIGASDIDFAEVLKRMKKKAPQWHKGVTLRECYFEPTFHKHVGKLCHGFQFHTDSKSYKHEQFKPFRLVALMLKVIREMHPEYPIYRDFAYEYVRDRLAFDVINGGPALKDWIENAKATPKDLDAALSKDEKSWAKERKKYLLY is encoded by the coding sequence ATGAAGCTCGGTATCGAAGTCTTTTTAGAGAATTCCAAACTTCTTAAGTCATTGAAAAACAAAAGAGTCGGAATCGTTTGTCATCCGGCGAGTGTCGATGAGAATCTTCAACACAGTTTGGATCTGCTTTCTAAAAAAATAAAACTCTCTTGCGCTTTCGGGCCTCAGCATGGGGTGCGTGGGGATAAGCAAGACAACATGATTGAAAGTCCCGACTTCGTCGATCCTGTTTTGAAGATTCCCATTTTCAGTCTTTACGGGGAAGTGCGCCGTCCGACAAAAGAAATGATGGAGCACTTTGATGTCTTGCTTTTTGATTTGCAGGACTTGGGCTGCCGTATTTACACCTTCATCACTACTTTGCTTTACGTCATGGAAGAGTGCGCGAAGCTTGGCAAAACCGTTATCGTGTTGGACCGCCCGAATCCGGCGGGACGACCGATCGAAGGTTTTAAAATGCTTCCGGGCTGGGAATCTTTTGTGGGCGCGGCTCCCATTCCTATGCGCCACGGTCTTACGGTGGGAGAGTTGGCTCTGTACTTCAAAGATTACTACAAAATGGACTTAGATCTTCAGGTTGTGAAGATGAAAGGCTATTCACCGGATAAAGCTCCTGGTTATGGTTGGGATACAAAGCGGGCGTGGGTGAATCCTTCTCCGAATGCGGCGTCCTTGAATATGGCGCGCGCGTATTCAGGAACTGTTTTGATTGAAGGCACGACCTTGTCAGAGGCGCGCGGCACGACACGAGCTTTGGAAATTATCGGCGCCTCTGATATCGACTTCGCGGAAGTTTTAAAACGCATGAAGAAAAAAGCGCCGCAATGGCATAAGGGCGTGACGTTGCGTGAATGTTATTTTGAACCGACCTTCCACAAGCACGTCGGAAAACTCTGCCATGGCTTTCAATTCCACACGGACAGCAAAAGCTACAAACATGAGCAGTTCAAACCGTTCCGTCTTGTGGCGCTGATGTTGAAAGTGATCCGCGAAATGCATCCCGAGTATCCGATCTATCGCGACTTTGCTTACGAGTATGTGCGTGATCGTTTGGCTTTCGACGTGATTAACGGCGGACCAGCATTAAAAGACTGGATTGAAAACGCCAAAGCCACGCCGAAAGATCTCGACGCCGCGTTAAGCAAAGACGAAAAGTCGTGGGCAAAAGAACGTAAAAAATATCTCTTGTACTAG
- a CDS encoding glucose-6-phosphate isomerase — MLEISQAAHKLDDSISQKCQESLKLFLQRKDIGFPQLVERVQLWQQSHKVGQEFNHRFKKIVIVGLGGSSLGTRVIAEVFNAKNIFFIDNVDALEFETLVDELGDLRNVGWAFISKSGTTIESLCALEFLDQIYKEENLHLASQSVVISENKDNTLTAWAKKNEIPTCEIPLDVGGRFSVLSPVGMMPASFLGLDLEKFRVGAMRALNDTALVTQTMAQVVQSYQREEWITLLWFYNSRLKNMGLWFQQLWAESLGKKVDRAGGKAPRVSTPMWAIGASDQHSILQQVMEGTRDKFVMFMRVEESETGSLRIKKSQFKETLDLEGRTMGELLRAEALATQEALTQNGISTMTLKTKVLDEHTLGYLFMFFELVVAGLGEYLQIDAFDQPGVELGKRLAKEKLKKA, encoded by the coding sequence ATGTTGGAAATTTCTCAAGCGGCGCACAAGCTCGACGATTCTATTTCACAAAAATGTCAGGAGTCGCTGAAACTTTTTTTGCAAAGAAAAGATATTGGTTTTCCGCAATTGGTAGAGCGTGTGCAGTTGTGGCAGCAGTCGCACAAAGTAGGACAGGAATTCAACCATCGCTTCAAAAAAATCGTGATCGTGGGCCTGGGTGGAAGCTCTTTGGGAACTCGCGTGATTGCGGAAGTTTTTAACGCCAAAAATATTTTCTTTATCGACAATGTCGATGCACTTGAATTCGAAACGCTTGTCGACGAGCTGGGCGATCTTCGCAATGTCGGTTGGGCTTTTATTTCTAAAAGCGGAACGACGATTGAATCCCTTTGTGCTCTCGAGTTCCTGGATCAAATCTATAAAGAAGAAAATCTTCACCTGGCGTCTCAAAGCGTCGTTATCTCAGAGAACAAAGACAACACTCTGACAGCGTGGGCGAAAAAAAACGAAATCCCCACGTGCGAAATTCCTCTCGATGTCGGTGGAAGATTTTCCGTCCTTTCCCCGGTGGGTATGATGCCGGCTTCGTTTTTAGGATTGGATTTAGAAAAGTTCCGCGTCGGAGCCATGCGCGCTTTGAATGACACGGCTCTTGTAACGCAGACAATGGCGCAGGTCGTGCAAAGCTATCAGCGTGAAGAGTGGATCACTCTGTTGTGGTTCTATAACTCACGATTGAAAAATATGGGGTTGTGGTTTCAGCAGTTGTGGGCTGAATCGCTGGGCAAAAAAGTGGATCGTGCCGGCGGAAAAGCGCCACGCGTGAGCACGCCGATGTGGGCGATTGGTGCCTCCGACCAACACTCCATTTTGCAGCAAGTGATGGAAGGAACACGCGATAAATTCGTGATGTTTATGCGGGTCGAAGAGTCCGAGACAGGCTCTTTGCGAATCAAAAAATCTCAGTTCAAAGAAACTCTTGATCTTGAAGGTCGTACGATGGGTGAGCTTTTGCGGGCAGAGGCTTTGGCCACACAAGAAGCTCTCACGCAGAATGGAATTTCCACTATGACTCTTAAGACTAAAGTCTTAGACGAACATACTTTGGGATACCTCTTTATGTTCTTCGAACTCGTTGTTGCTGGACTTGGAGAATATCTGCAAATCGACGCTTTTGATCAACCCGGTGTTGAGCTGGGCAAGAGACTAGCGAAAGAAAAATTGAAGAAAGCATGA
- a CDS encoding aminopeptidase — protein sequence MKSIYHLLILCLCASLLSACQISYLVKSGYNQMKLLSQRVPIEEALKDPQISETDKNKLRLAQEARKFAEKDLHLKPTKNYSSFVQLDRPYVTYVVSAAPRWELKHYQWSYPFVGKMPYKGYFNENDAREEEKDLQQSENLDTYMRGVSAYSTLGYFNDPLLSSMLRYDDYDLVNTIIHETVHATLYIKHAADFNERLATFLGNKGAEQFYLKKEGPDSKTLLQLRKENDDAKAFSKFISTELAALEKWYKDLPADDRSEDKRMERIRQIQEKFTTELQPHLQTDNHKKFPELKLNNARLLVYKTYMQDLSDFQTLYELLGSDYSRFIENCKALEKAPDPTAALKQMIVDITKQAQQK from the coding sequence GTGAAATCAATATACCACCTGCTTATTCTTTGTCTTTGCGCTTCCCTTCTGAGCGCGTGCCAGATCAGCTATCTGGTGAAGTCTGGCTATAATCAGATGAAGCTGCTCAGTCAGCGCGTGCCAATCGAAGAAGCCTTGAAAGATCCGCAGATTTCCGAAACTGATAAAAACAAACTGCGTTTAGCGCAAGAGGCGCGCAAGTTCGCGGAAAAAGATCTTCATCTTAAGCCGACAAAAAACTATTCCTCGTTCGTGCAGCTGGACCGTCCTTACGTGACTTATGTGGTGAGTGCAGCCCCGCGCTGGGAACTGAAACATTATCAGTGGTCTTATCCGTTCGTTGGAAAAATGCCGTACAAAGGCTACTTCAACGAAAACGACGCCCGCGAAGAAGAAAAAGATCTGCAACAAAGCGAAAATCTGGACACCTACATGCGAGGTGTGTCGGCTTACAGCACGTTGGGATATTTTAATGATCCGCTTTTAAGCTCGATGCTTCGTTATGACGATTACGATCTTGTGAATACGATTATTCACGAAACGGTTCATGCGACTCTTTACATAAAACATGCGGCGGACTTTAACGAGCGTCTCGCGACTTTTCTGGGCAATAAGGGAGCCGAGCAGTTTTATCTTAAAAAAGAAGGTCCTGACTCGAAAACTCTTTTACAGCTCAGAAAAGAAAATGACGATGCCAAAGCTTTTTCGAAGTTTATTTCGACAGAGTTGGCCGCTCTTGAAAAATGGTACAAAGATCTTCCCGCAGACGACCGCTCTGAAGACAAACGGATGGAGCGCATCCGCCAAATTCAGGAAAAATTCACGACGGAACTTCAGCCGCATTTACAAACCGACAATCACAAAAAGTTTCCCGAGCTGAAACTCAACAACGCTCGTCTTCTGGTTTACAAAACCTATATGCAAGACCTCAGTGACTTTCAAACTCTTTATGAACTGTTGGGGTCCGATTACAGCCGCTTTATTGAAAACTGCAAAGCGCTCGAAAAAGCCCCAGATCCGACAGCCGCTTTGAAACAAATGATTGTCGACATCACCAAGCAAGCGCAACAAAAGTAG
- a CDS encoding PilZ domain-containing protein → MGKVLDITPRLRAQNSLENGKKEVGAEVLDITEARQEILSRDRREIKRTILTEFVGAFVVLPEKGLLKAALYDISENGMAFDLELMEGGFSQGDEVAMRVYLNHSTYFPFTIRVNNSRALEDEGVIRHGASFVKGTMNDVALHHFVKFIENVSASLKTDAGDVLVSHIS, encoded by the coding sequence ATGGGGAAAGTTCTCGATATTACGCCACGCCTAAGAGCTCAGAATTCTTTGGAAAATGGTAAAAAAGAGGTGGGGGCGGAGGTCCTTGATATCACGGAAGCGCGTCAGGAAATCTTGAGCCGCGATCGCCGTGAAATTAAAAGAACGATCTTAACTGAATTCGTGGGCGCTTTCGTGGTTCTTCCAGAGAAGGGTCTTTTGAAAGCGGCTCTATATGACATCTCTGAAAACGGGATGGCTTTTGATTTGGAATTGATGGAAGGTGGCTTTTCACAAGGTGATGAGGTGGCGATGCGTGTTTACCTTAACCACTCCACATATTTTCCATTCACAATTCGCGTAAATAACAGTCGTGCTCTTGAGGATGAAGGTGTGATTCGTCATGGCGCTAGTTTCGTCAAGGGAACTATGAATGATGTAGCGCTTCATCACTTTGTAAAATTCATTGAAAACGTCAGTGCGAGCTTGAAAACAGACGCTGGCGACGTACTCGTTTCCCATATCTCATAA
- a CDS encoding PhoH family protein, with the protein MSKAKRRKIVVDTNVILFDAQAILRFGEADVHIPISVIEEVDKFKRDQGENGRNARQFSRFIDVLRAKGSLASGVQIDNSETMVYINTDLMLAGMPSELDHQKADNRILNTALALQKQHPRYKVELISKDINLRIKADVYGVVAKDYETNDINRDDLYEGYQEILVSPEQIDSFYKEKRFITDMKLYANQYVIMKDSANPNHSAIGRYSFAEKAIVPLMQAADSIWGIHARNVEQAFAMDCLLNDEILFVSLVGKAGTGKTLLAIAAGLHKTLDQGQFQRLLVSRPIFPMGRDIGYLPGDIEQKLNPWMQPIFDNVEFLMGADKKAAGRAQELINQGMLNIEPLTYIRGRSIPKQYLIVDEAQNLTPHEIKTIVTRAGRGTKVILTGDVYQIDNPYVDSANSGLTYAVERFKGHPIAAHVTLTKGERSELAELAANIL; encoded by the coding sequence TTGAGTAAAGCTAAGCGCAGAAAAATTGTTGTTGATACGAATGTGATTCTTTTCGACGCCCAGGCGATCCTGCGTTTTGGAGAAGCAGACGTTCACATCCCAATCTCTGTTATCGAGGAAGTGGATAAATTCAAAAGAGACCAAGGCGAGAATGGCCGTAACGCTCGTCAATTCAGCCGTTTCATCGACGTGCTTCGTGCGAAAGGTTCTTTGGCAAGCGGAGTGCAAATCGACAACTCCGAAACAATGGTCTATATCAACACTGACTTGATGTTGGCAGGTATGCCTTCCGAGTTGGATCATCAAAAAGCGGACAACCGTATTTTGAATACGGCGCTGGCTTTGCAGAAACAACATCCACGCTACAAAGTGGAGTTGATCTCTAAAGATATCAACTTGCGTATCAAGGCAGACGTTTACGGCGTTGTTGCGAAAGACTACGAAACCAACGATATCAACCGCGATGATTTGTACGAAGGCTATCAAGAGATTTTGGTTTCTCCAGAGCAAATCGACTCTTTCTACAAAGAAAAACGTTTCATCACAGACATGAAGCTTTACGCGAATCAGTATGTGATCATGAAAGACTCTGCAAACCCGAATCACTCGGCGATCGGCCGTTACAGCTTTGCTGAAAAAGCGATCGTTCCCTTGATGCAGGCTGCGGATTCCATCTGGGGCATTCACGCAAGAAATGTCGAACAGGCGTTTGCGATGGACTGTCTTTTGAATGATGAGATTTTATTCGTATCTTTGGTTGGTAAAGCCGGAACGGGTAAAACTTTGCTCGCAATTGCGGCAGGTTTGCATAAAACTCTCGATCAAGGCCAATTCCAGCGCTTGTTGGTTTCTCGTCCTATTTTCCCAATGGGCCGTGACATCGGATATTTGCCAGGTGACATAGAACAAAAATTAAATCCCTGGATGCAACCAATCTTTGATAACGTAGAGTTCTTGATGGGTGCGGACAAAAAAGCAGCAGGTCGCGCGCAGGAACTGATCAATCAAGGCATGTTGAATATCGAACCGCTGACGTACATTCGCGGTCGCAGCATTCCGAAGCAGTACCTTATCGTTGACGAAGCACAAAACTTGACTCCGCATGAAATCAAGACCATCGTTACGCGTGCAGGCCGCGGCACGAAAGTGATTCTGACTGGTGACGTTTACCAGATCGATAATCCTTACGTGGATTCCGCAAACAGTGGTCTGACCTACGCGGTCGAGAGATTCAAAGGGCATCCTATTGCTGCTCACGTGACTCTCACGAAAGGTGAAAGATCGGAGCTTGCCGAATTGGCAGCAAATATTCTTTAG
- a CDS encoding TonB family protein: MPVIRAVLFSVLVHSLLIGAILWLAPLLQIPSKETIEVQLFPEGQILEALTPNKQQIVRQALVPEKMKAPDDETLARFLSEQKQRVRQEQRAAQSGMTSNRANQPGPVQEQKTQPQRQAQKRAQEKVEKADDGWKEMDITQDLAEMNRYSDGLSTIGESMPRDMKVGSFTALNTDRYLFYTFYARMEELIRYRWESRVQSAINSFDRPTLALAGNRNWITHVEFLLDKNGYLRSALIMKESGIRAFDAAAINAFKEAKVFPNPPQEMVQDDGFIHIKFSFTVNYAPPTLVNRN; the protein is encoded by the coding sequence ATGCCAGTGATTCGCGCCGTTTTATTTAGCGTTCTCGTCCATTCTCTGCTGATCGGAGCGATCCTTTGGCTTGCACCTCTATTGCAAATTCCCAGCAAAGAGACGATTGAGGTGCAGTTGTTTCCCGAGGGGCAAATCCTCGAAGCGTTAACACCGAACAAACAACAGATCGTGCGACAGGCGTTGGTGCCGGAAAAAATGAAAGCTCCCGACGATGAAACATTGGCGCGTTTTCTTTCCGAACAAAAACAGAGAGTGCGCCAAGAGCAAAGAGCTGCGCAAAGCGGAATGACTTCCAATCGAGCCAATCAACCCGGGCCCGTCCAAGAGCAAAAGACACAGCCACAGCGACAGGCACAAAAACGTGCGCAAGAAAAAGTCGAAAAGGCGGATGACGGCTGGAAGGAAATGGATATCACGCAAGATCTTGCCGAGATGAATCGCTACAGCGATGGTCTTTCCACGATCGGCGAATCCATGCCACGCGATATGAAGGTCGGTTCGTTCACGGCGCTCAATACAGATCGCTACCTTTTTTATACATTCTATGCGCGCATGGAAGAGTTGATTCGCTATCGCTGGGAAAGCCGCGTGCAATCCGCCATCAACAGCTTTGACCGACCGACATTAGCGTTAGCCGGCAATCGCAACTGGATCACACACGTGGAATTTCTGTTGGATAAAAATGGCTATTTGCGTTCAGCGTTGATTATGAAAGAGTCAGGCATTCGTGCTTTCGACGCCGCTGCGATCAATGCTTTCAAAGAAGCCAAAGTCTTTCCAAATCCTCCGCAGGAAATGGTGCAAGACGATGGCTTCATCCACATCAAATTTTCCTTCACGGTCAACTACGCCCCACCGACCCTCGTAAACCGCAATTAA
- a CDS encoding diguanylate cyclase, giving the protein MAHNDDNSNDNLEKTSIVASDTFRGRLKEADEVPPAIVVLIGPPGYVGKQYPITASDIVIGRSVESQVYIDDKSLSRSHAKFAVNGSEVSVIDLGSTNKTIVNGQVIPPLASCLLKNNDQIKTGNVIFKFLEKGSIEAMTNAAMYERAQKDALTGAHSKGALLEKGPEAMKRAEVLAEPLSLVTFDIDHFKKINDSIGHPGGDYVLKELCRIVITKLIRSNDFFARYGGEEFVLLLSGSPSKTAGEVGERIRQTIEAHEFVFEGKKIPVTISVGVATKLPNETEWTQIYDRADKALYQSKQGGRNRVTIAP; this is encoded by the coding sequence ATGGCTCACAACGATGACAACTCCAATGACAACTTAGAGAAAACCAGTATTGTTGCCAGCGACACGTTTCGCGGTCGTTTGAAGGAAGCGGATGAAGTGCCGCCGGCGATTGTTGTGTTGATTGGTCCCCCTGGTTACGTCGGAAAGCAATATCCTATTACGGCAAGTGACATCGTGATCGGCCGTTCTGTAGAAAGCCAAGTTTACATCGACGATAAAAGTTTGAGCCGTTCGCATGCGAAATTCGCCGTCAACGGAAGCGAAGTCTCCGTGATCGATTTAGGGTCTACGAACAAAACGATCGTGAACGGCCAAGTAATTCCTCCATTGGCATCGTGCCTTTTGAAAAACAATGATCAAATCAAAACCGGCAACGTCATCTTCAAATTCCTGGAAAAAGGAAGTATCGAGGCGATGACGAATGCAGCGATGTACGAGCGTGCGCAAAAAGACGCTTTGACGGGAGCTCACTCCAAAGGTGCATTGCTCGAAAAAGGCCCGGAGGCGATGAAGCGCGCCGAAGTATTGGCAGAGCCACTGAGCCTTGTGACATTCGATATCGACCATTTCAAAAAAATCAACGACAGCATCGGCCATCCGGGCGGTGACTACGTTCTTAAAGAACTTTGCCGTATCGTGATCACAAAACTGATTCGGTCGAATGACTTCTTTGCCCGTTATGGTGGGGAAGAGTTCGTTCTGCTTCTTTCCGGTTCTCCATCAAAAACGGCGGGTGAAGTCGGTGAACGTATTCGTCAAACAATCGAGGCGCACGAGTTCGTATTTGAAGGGAAGAAAATCCCCGTTACGATTTCTGTGGGTGTCGCGACGAAGCTGCCGAACGAAACCGAGTGGACACAGATTTACGATCGCGCCGACAAAGCTTTGTATCAATCAAAGCAAGGCGGAAGAAATCGCGTAACAATCGCTCCGTAA
- the msrB gene encoding peptide-methionine (R)-S-oxide reductase MsrB: MAEKTLKCGLPEDENELKKLLTPEQYHIMVESGTERPFHNAYWNHKEPGIYVDAISGVPLFSSEDKFESGSGWPSFTKPISQQEIVEIPDYGHGMTRIEVRAKQSNSHLGHVFDDGPPPTGLRYCINSASLRFIPKKDSNAKT, translated from the coding sequence ATGGCTGAGAAAACACTAAAATGCGGATTACCTGAAGACGAGAACGAGCTTAAAAAACTTCTGACTCCAGAGCAATACCATATCATGGTTGAAAGCGGCACCGAGCGTCCTTTCCACAATGCCTATTGGAACCATAAGGAGCCGGGAATTTATGTCGACGCTATTTCCGGGGTTCCGCTTTTTTCCAGCGAAGATAAATTCGAATCGGGCAGCGGTTGGCCGAGTTTTACAAAACCTATTTCCCAGCAGGAGATTGTCGAGATCCCCGATTACGGTCATGGCATGACCCGTATTGAAGTTCGCGCAAAACAATCCAATTCGCACTTGGGCCATGTCTTTGATGATGGTCCTCCGCCGACGGGTCTACGTTACTGTATCAACTCGGCTTCGCTGCGATTTATTCCTAAAAAAGATAGCAACGCAAAGACATAG
- a CDS encoding sigma-70 family RNA polymerase sigma factor: MERDLNVTDLELVEKVKSGDRRAFSELVKRHQRSVLRLSLRFVKDMDTAEDVTQEAFIKAYEKLNSFEGRASFKSWLFQIAVNTARNKIREWKRETVDIDDVQLAVDAEAESTLVHTAVADILHKEVEKLPFKQKTALVLRVYEDLSFNEIADIMECPYDTAKANYRHALMKLRQTFEQQAELKNWTEEVGGFFLEVNQRFAEAEG; this comes from the coding sequence ATGGAGAGAGATCTAAACGTTACGGATCTTGAACTGGTTGAAAAAGTGAAGTCTGGAGACAGAAGAGCTTTTTCCGAACTCGTGAAACGACATCAGAGAAGTGTGCTACGGCTGAGTTTGAGGTTTGTGAAGGACATGGATACGGCGGAGGATGTAACGCAAGAAGCGTTCATCAAAGCTTACGAAAAGCTGAACTCCTTTGAAGGTCGTGCCTCTTTCAAAAGCTGGTTGTTCCAAATCGCAGTGAATACTGCCAGGAATAAAATCAGGGAATGGAAAAGGGAGACCGTAGATATCGATGATGTGCAGTTGGCTGTCGATGCAGAAGCAGAAAGCACTCTCGTGCATACAGCGGTTGCCGATATCCTTCACAAAGAAGTGGAGAAATTGCCATTTAAACAAAAAACAGCGTTGGTACTTCGAGTTTACGAAGACCTCAGCTTTAACGAGATCGCTGATATCATGGAGTGTCCATACGACACGGCGAAGGCGAATTACCGCCACGCTCTCATGAAACTGCGCCAAACCTTTGAGCAACAAGCGGAGCTCAAGAATTGGACGGAAGAAGTAGGCGGTTTCTTTTTGGAAGTGAACCAAAGATTTGCGGAAGCAGAAGGATAA